From the genome of Aerococcus urinaehominis:
CTGGTCAATATTAACCGTAATGTCAATCCGCTTAATACGGTTCTCAGCCAATACTGACGGACTGACTAGAATAAGGCTTATTACTGCAAGTAGAAGGGATATATAGCCAATCCAGCGCCGACAAGCTCGGCCTACCATTGGGGCATCTCCTTTTTAGTTTCGGTCGCTTCAAAATAGTCTTCAGGACTAAAGCCTGTCATACCGGCAATCAAAGAATTCGGAAAGACTTTGATTAAGCGGTTATATTTGGTAACCGTATCATTAAATACCATCCGTGATTGTCTGACTTGATTTTCATACTTGTCTACACTGGTCATGGTTTGTTGGTAAACTTGAGAAGCTTTCAGGTCAGGGTATTGTTCAACCACTACATCAATAGCCCGCATGGCTTGGTTAAAGAGGGCATCATCACGCTCAACTTGTTTAACACTTGACTCACGATTAACCCCAGCACGTGCCTCAACAATATTAGTTAAGGTTTCTTGTTCATGACCTTGGTATTCCTTGGTTGCTGAAATCAAGTTAGTTAGAGCGTCCCAGCGAGACTCGACCTGAGTAGCAATCTGCGCCATAGCGTTCTCAACCATCTCTTTAGCGCCGACAAATTTGTTATAGGACTTTATCCCCCAGATCAACAGACCAACCCCAATAATAACAACGACTATCAATAAAATTAATCCCGTACTCATTAAAAATCCTCCTTATTATAATTTCCTAACACAACAAACTTAACCCAATACTTCTTCAATACTAATTACCTGAACCTGGTCATCCCTAACCCTAAAGCGTACATTGAAGCGATCATAACGCAAACCATATATACGCTCAGGATTATGCTTATAGGCTGGTCTTGGATCATGAGCTAGAATGTCACTAAGCGTCTGGATAACAGTCGGGTCTATATCTGCAAGTAAGCTTGCTGGCATATCTACTGCGAGCTTTGGAAACTGATTTTGGTCAACAAAGCCATCGTGACTATCCATCACTTGGTCTGCCTCAGAAATATAGGGCTTGATATCATAAACGGGGGTACCATCAAGCATATCCACTCCCTGAACAAGCAAGCTAACTTTACCCTTAACCTCTTTAAGTTCTTCTAATTTAACAGCCGTTAAGCCCAAGTGGTTAGGGCGAAAAGGCGACCGGCTAGCAAACACACCTAAACGCTGGTTCCCCCCCAAACGTGGCGGTCTAACAGTAGCTTTTTCACGGTCTTGATTAGCTGCATTAAACCCCCAGATTACCCATATATGGCTAAAATCAGCTAATCCTTCAAAGTAACTACTTTGGTTATAAGGTGGGTTAAAAATAATTTCGGCCTGACTACTTGCAACTAGCGCTCCCTGGCGTGGAATGCCGAACTTTTCTTTAAAAGGACTCTTAATATGGCCAATTGCAGTTAATTCCATATATATTCTCCCTTTATTTTTCAAGTGCTTGCCAAATTTTGTCATCTACTGATGGAGCTAATACATTTATATTTGTGGCATTAAAATTATTAAAGGTTAAGGCTAGGGTTTCATTAATTTCAGTTTGACCAGCTGTTGCAGCCCAGAGATAAACACCAACTAACCGGCCACTCTTAGCATCTATCAAATAATCCAAAGCATAGATAGCTTCTTCATTTTTCTCTAAGGATTTTACATCAATACCTGGTGTATCCTTATCAAAATTAACAAAATCATTTTCATATAGCTTACGATAGTTATAAACACCATCTTGGCTACCATCAATCGCAACCAGGTCATCACTTGCTAATTGGTCCATAAACAGATTTACAAAGTGACCATAATAGTCAGTCGTTGATCGATCTGTAACCTTCACCTGGCCTTGGTCTAGTGCATAGTCCCGACCATCATAGTTCAATTGGTATTGGCCAACTTTATTATTTTCAACCTTACTAGCTAATTCTGCTAAGGGCTGGTTATTAATTGCATTGACAATCACGACTCGAGTCTCTCCCTCACCAGCCTGACTACCAATAGTATTCATAGTTGTCATTTCATAATACCGGGTAGCTGCAGCAGGATTAGCTTGTTTGAACTGGTCAGCTAGTTGGTTTTTATCAATATCTGCTTGTTTATTTTGATCAAGATCTGGATTAGCTAAAGGCTGGTCACCTAATTTAGAAAATGTCGGTGTTGCCTCCAGGCCAACGCGATAAGTTTTCCCTTGATCCTCTATCACATACTCAATATGTGCCTGCTTGATAGCGCCAGATTGGTCTAATTGATAGGTTAATAAAGCCTGGTCTTGGGCACTAGGTGTCACTAAAACAGGTGTATCAATTAAAACTCGTAATTGATCCAAAATTTCATCATCAGTAATCACTTTTTGCACGGTGACTTGGTCGTCCTCTTCAACCCCTTGCCATTGATCTTCTCCGGCAATGAGCCACTGAATCAACTGCAAGTAAGTAGGTGCCGTATTAGCTAAATCTGTTTCTTGGAAGCCCCCCTGGTCAACTTTAATGTAACCCTTGCCTTTTTCACCAGCTGAACCGTCATAATAATACTGGGTCTGACTTGTTTGGTCATCCACCTGGTCCGTTAACTCAACAGTATAGGCAGTAATATTCCCCTCTTTAAAACGCTCTTTATTAGTTTGCTGGCGACTAATTACTTCACCATTAATATCATAGTTAATATTAAAGTCAGTGGCTACCTCCTCTAACTGTCCCAAATGCTGGGATACCAGAGCCTTATAAGCAGTTACATTGTTAGTATCACTTAGGGTGGCTTGGTCGAACTGTTCCAAATTAGCCTGTTGGTCCTTAGTTTGGCACGCCGCCAATAAGCTAGCGGAAACTAAAGCTGTCAATAAAATTTTCTTTTTCAAACTAACACTCCTCACAATTATCTTACCCATATTTTACCAAATAATTAATAGTCTAACGAGTCATAAACTAAAATCGGTTAAATAAGCCCCTTATTAAAATGATTCTTTGTGACTAGCACTAACTTTGGTAGAATGGATATGAAGAAATACGGGAGGTTTACTATGAAATTTTCTAGACCTATTTTATTTTTAATTACAGGACTAGCCTTGGCGGCCTGTGGTAACGACCAGAGGGATTACCAAAGTAAAAAAGAAGCTAATCAGGAAGCTGACCAAACACAGCTCACAAGTGAGAATCAAGACCGGGTCTTTAAAATTAATGAATCGATTCCAATTATGGTGGACTATGATAATGGTCAAAGTTTGGATACCCATCCAGGTCAATTAGAATTAAAAGTTAATAATAGCTACCTAGGCCAGGCGGCGGAGGACTACCTCGCCGACCAAAACCCAGCTAACGAGCCAGCTCCTGAAGGTTACCAGTGGCTTGTACTAAACAGTGCATTAAAGCTAGTCGATGGTACCAATGACTATCCCTACACTTATGACCTAACAGCTAGTGTAGAAGACCAAAATGGTCAAGCTATTGATCAATTTATGGCGACCGCTTTTTCTGACAATCCCTTGATTGGTCAGGAGCTTACTTTAGGCGAGACGATAACCGGCGATATAGTCCTTTTAGTGCCTGAAAATCTCAGTGGCGTACAGTTAACCCTGAGCTCACTAAATGGTGGCTCAGCTAGCCAAATTGACCTGTCAAGGATAAATGACCAAACTTCTTCTGACAACAATGAAGAAAATCAAGAACCTGACGTCAATCAGTCTGACCAAACTGGTGATGAATCAGCTAGCCAAACACCTGAATAAATGTAAGAAAAAAGCCAACTTCTGAAAGTTGGCTTTTTTTGGCTGTTTATAAATTATTAATAGTCATCTTCATCAAGGTCAACAAATGGATTTTGTTCTGCCCGTTCAATATTGTGAGCAGCCATTTTAGCCCGAAGTTCATCATCAATATTCCAAATAAAGCGGAAGCATAAATATGAGCCTAGAGCAGCAAAAGCCGGTACAAGAACGTTCATCACAGTTAAACCAAAGATAGTGCCATCAGATTGGGCTAGACCTGCTTCAGCAGCAGCGGTATCATAGCCAATCCAACCAATCATTAAGATAACCAAGGATTGAGATAACATTTGACCTAAACGGCGGGTTAATGAGAAGTTACCATAAATCGTACCCTCAGAACGTTTACCAGTTAGGTACTCGTTATAATCAATAGATTCTGATACGAGACCCCATTGTAGGGAAATAGACATGTTCATAAAACCAGCAGCTAGACCGTGCCATATCAGATAAACTAATGGCGATAAAGAAGTTACCTGCATTAGACCAAATAAGCTTAAGAACATAATAACTGAAATAATCAAGAAAATACGGATAAGATGTACAGTAGAACCAACCACCCGCACCAAGGCTGGTGAAGCCAATAAGGCGACTAATGAAATAGCAGTTGTCACAATTGACATATAAGACATGATACCGAGATTACCGAAAACGTCAGCAAACATATACATTGAGGTTTGTCCAAACAATTGTTGGCCAAACACGATGATAATTGAATGAAGCGCTAAGGCTAAGAAAGCACGGTTCTCTTTAATAGTGACAAAAATATCGGTAAATTTAGCGCCTTCTTCTTCCTCGCCTGATACCATTTCTTGGACGGAGACATTCCGTTCCTCAGTCCATGCATAGTGGATAAAGATAATAAAACCACCTAAGATAGCAGCAATGACAGCACAGACAGCATAGCCTGTAGTGTTTTCTCCCAAGCGAGCTAATACTGCAGGTACCATAGCCTGAGTAATAAAAATACCAATAATAGAGCCTAGACCACGGGCTGAGGCTAGGGTAGTCCGCTCCTCATCATTAAGGGCCATCACCCCTAGGAGCGATCCCATCCCGATATTCATCATGGTATAACCTAATTCATAAATAACTTTAAATAGAAAAATGGCTACTACTTGAACTGCGCCCGAAAAATAAGTTGGAGCAGCAAAGAAAGAGATTAATCCTACCACAATTAGAGGGATTGACCAAAGGATCCATGGACGGAACTTGTCACGAGCGCCTGAATGATTAGCAAAGGCCTTGTCCATCAAGGTACCCATTAATGGGTCATTTATCATATCCTAAATATTCCATACTAATAATAGGGCTGACAGGGTCGCAAACGAAACCCCTAATACATTAGTCACATAACGGTTCATATAACTTGAAACTAAGATAAGAGTGATAACCCCACCCATGTCACCAGCTGCATAACCGATCCGGTGCTTCCAAGTCAATGTACTCTCTAAATTTTTTTCTTCCATAAAAATATTCCCCTTAAATATTCTCACCTTAAAATCCTGTTTCCACTTAAACAGCCAGTTAAGCGGTTACATTCCCTCAAAGCTCATTTAATATAACATGTAAAACGCTTTCTTACAATAGTATTTTTAAGAATTTTTTATATTATTTTCCGAGTTTTTGAAAACGCTTCACATTTTCAGCTTTTTTTCTTATAATAGGTAAGCACCTGCTTAGGTGACAAAATTTTAAGGAGTGATTGTCGTGTCCAAAGCGACTACTAAGGCTGAACTTAGAGCGCAAACGGGGCAGAATAAAATTTTTGGTGCCCTACAAAAGCTCGGCCAAACATTTATGCTACCCATTTCCCTCTTACCTGTAGCAGGTTTATTCCTAGGTATTGGTTCATCTTTTACTAACCCAACCAATATTGACATGTTCAACCTGTCAGGCATCCTATATCCGGGTTCCATCCTTTACGGCTTATTATCGATATTAGCTGAGGCTGGCAATGTTATCTTTGCCCATCTAGGACTATTCTTTGGCATCTCTATTGCTGCCGGCTTGGCCAAGGCTGAGAAAGGTGTTTCAACACTATCTGCTATTATTGGTTACTTTGTAATTTATGCTGCCATGACTGCAACCTTACATAACTTCCGTGACATGGAAGCTTTGGGGCAAGTCCAAGGCTTGTTATCAAATTATCTGGGCTTTGAAAACACTATGAATCTAGGAGTAATTGGTGGAATTGCTATCGGCTGTATTGTTGTCTACCTCCACAATCGCTACTATACAATCGAGCTCCCTGAAGCCCTCTCCTTCTTTGGCGGCACCCATTTTATTCCCATTGCTGCCTCTGTAGCAGGGGTTTTAATGGGTATTCTAATGGCTTTTATTTGGCCTTTGATTTCATGGGGCTTTTCAAGCCTAGGTGCTATAATTGCTGGTATGGGCGTATTTGGTATCTTCTTGTATGCCTATATTTACCGGGCCCTGATCCCTTTTGGTCTCCACCATGTTTTTTACTTGCCATTCTGGCAAACAGCCATCGGTGGTACCGCGGTTGTAGCTGGAAAAACTGTTGTAGGGGCTCAAAATATTGTCTTTGCCCAATTAGCTGCGGGTGAGCCAATTTCTCCTCATGCCGCTGCCCACTTCTCATACATGTTCCCTGTTATGCTATTTGGTATTCCAGCGGCCTG
Proteins encoded in this window:
- a CDS encoding LemA family protein — encoded protein: MSTGLILLIVVVIIGVGLLIWGIKSYNKFVGAKEMVENAMAQIATQVESRWDALTNLISATKEYQGHEQETLTNIVEARAGVNRESSVKQVERDDALFNQAMRAIDVVVEQYPDLKASQVYQQTMTSVDKYENQVRQSRMVFNDTVTKYNRLIKVFPNSLIAGMTGFSPEDYFEATETKKEMPQW
- the tsaA gene encoding tRNA (N6-threonylcarbamoyladenosine(37)-N6)-methyltransferase TrmO — protein: MELTAIGHIKSPFKEKFGIPRQGALVASSQAEIIFNPPYNQSSYFEGLADFSHIWVIWGFNAANQDREKATVRPPRLGGNQRLGVFASRSPFRPNHLGLTAVKLEELKEVKGKVSLLVQGVDMLDGTPVYDIKPYISEADQVMDSHDGFVDQNQFPKLAVDMPASLLADIDPTVIQTLSDILAHDPRPAYKHNPERIYGLRYDRFNVRFRVRDDQVQVISIEEVLG
- a CDS encoding MFS transporter, with the translated sequence MINDPLMGTLMDKAFANHSGARDKFRPWILWSIPLIVVGLISFFAAPTYFSGAVQVVAIFLFKVIYELGYTMMNIGMGSLLGVMALNDEERTTLASARGLGSIIGIFITQAMVPAVLARLGENTTGYAVCAVIAAILGGFIIFIHYAWTEERNVSVQEMVSGEEEEGAKFTDIFVTIKENRAFLALALHSIIIVFGQQLFGQTSMYMFADVFGNLGIMSYMSIVTTAISLVALLASPALVRVVGSTVHLIRIFLIISVIMFLSLFGLMQVTSLSPLVYLIWHGLAAGFMNMSISLQWGLVSESIDYNEYLTGKRSEGTIYGNFSLTRRLGQMLSQSLVILMIGWIGYDTAAAEAGLAQSDGTIFGLTVMNVLVPAFAALGSYLCFRFIWNIDDELRAKMAAHNIERAEQNPFVDLDEDDY